The genomic stretch CCGAGCTGCGGCGCCTGGTGTGGGCAAAGTTGGAGCCGGCGATCGGCGACGCCAAGCTTGTGTTGCTTTCGCCCGACGGCGCAACGGCCCGATTCCCTTGGCCGGCCTTGCCGGGGCGGCAACCCGGAAGCTATCTGCTGGAAGAGACGGCGATCGTGATCCTTCCGATTCCGCGGCTATTGCCCGAGTTGGTCTCGAATTCGGACCTATCTGATTCCGCAAAGCGGAATGCGCTTGAGCCGCCGTCACTGTTGCTTGTCGGCGACGTGGATTTCGACGCCGCGCCGGTTCGAGCGCCGGCCGAGGCAATCGTTCAAATGGCCCCGCGTGGCAGTCGCGGGGCGGAGCTTCCGCGCTGGGCCCCATTGCCGGGGACGCGCACGGAGATCGTCGCCATTGCCGATTCATTCTCGGAGCGGTTTCCGCAAGGCGACCTAACCAAGCTCCGCAACGATCAAGCGACAAAGCGCGCGGTTGAAGCACAGTTGACCAAGCATCGCTACGTCCATTTCGCGACGCACGGCTTCTTCGCCCCGGCTCAGCCTCGTCCCGCCGGACTCGATCCCGCACGGCGCACCGAGTCGGAACGCTTCGATCCGTTTGGTAGCGAAGGAGTCTCCGGCTTCCATCCGGGCCTGCTCTCCGGGCTAGTGCTGGCCGGCGCGAATCAGCCGATCTCGGAGGGAAACGACGACGGTATCTTGACCGCGCTGGAAGTCTCGCAGCTCGACTTGAGCCATGTCGAGTTGGCCGCGCTGTCGGCCTGCGAAACCGGTTTGGGAACTTCGGCCGGTGGCGAAGGCTTGCTGGGCCTGGAGCGGGCTTTTCAAGTTTCAGGCGCGAAAGCGGTTGTCGCCACGCTGTGGACGATCAACGACGACGCCAGCCGCGCGCTGATGATCGACTTCTACGACAATCTCTGGCACAAGAAGATGTCAAAGGTGGAATCGCTGCGGCAAGCCCAGTTGAAAATGCTGCGCGAAGGAATCAGCCGCGGGCTGAAATTCGCCGACGACCGCCCGCCTGACAAGGATCGCCGCTTGCCGCCGTATTACTGGGGCGCGTTCACGCTGAGCGGCGATTGGCGGTAAGCGAAATCCTTTGCATTTCCGCGGATTCAGGGTAGGCTACGTGGAAAATCTCGTATTTCCTCACGATAGGACTCCGGCGTGCTCGAACCGCTGACGGACGAACAACTCCTCTCCGCCTACCGGGCCGGCGACGACGAGGCCGCCACCGCCCTGTTCGAGCGCTATTACCAAAGGCTCTTGAGCTTGATCCGGCGGCAGGCGGGCTGGCGGCTCAAGCAGGCCGAGGGTTCGATGGACGTGGCCCAAAGCGTGCTGCGGAGCTTCTTCGGCCAGCTTCGCAAGCAACAGGTTGCGGTCGGTGACGACGCGAGCCTCTGGCCGCTGTTGGTGACGATTACGCTCAACAAGGTCCGCAACCGCGGCAAGTTCTGGCAGCGTGCCCGCCGCGATCCGAGTCGCGCGCAGCCGCTCGATTCCGAGCGCGATCCGCTGGAATCCGGGCCTTCGCCGGACGACGTGGTTGCCCTGGGCGACCTCGTCGAGCAACTCCTGGAGCCTTTTTCCGATCGCCGCCGGCGGATCATCGAGTTGATCCTGGCCGGGCAGCCGGTGCGCGAAATCGCCGCCGAGGTCGGAGCCACCGAGCGAACGGTCTTCAACACCCGCCTGGCCGCCGCCCGGATTCTCGAGCAGGTCTTGGGGGAGGAATGAGTAAGAGGCCCGTACAAAACGTGGCACTGCTTGACGGCTGCCGCCACTCGGTGCGGAATTCGCGCCAAGACATGGCAGCCGTCAAGCAGTGGCACGCGGGGACGATCTTCTCAGACAAGGGTTATGTTCGGGCTTCTCAGGAAAAATCATATGTTGAACGTGACCAAATCCTCATTGAACTCATTTCATCTCGGCCGGCTAATCACTTTGTTGGCTCCGCTGCTGGTACTGCTGGCGACCGCGACTGCGGCAGCCGATATCGTCCGCCTGGAAGACCTGGGATTCAATCATCTTCATCAAGATTGGGGTAAACCCGGCAAGGGCAAGAGCGTCGATGGGCATCCGCTCACCATCGCCGGCAAGGTTTTTGAGCACGGATTGGGAAGCCATGCGTCGTCAAGCTGGTGGATCGACTTGGCGGGCAAGGCCGATCGGTTCACAGCATCCGTCGGAGTCGATGACGAAGTGAAGGATCGGCCAGAAGCGAGCAACTTCCCGATCGAATTCAGAGTCATCGCCGATGGTAAGGCCCTCTATCATGCCGGCAAGATGAAGCTCGGCGATCGGGCTAAAGAGATCGACCTCGATCTGCACGGCATCCACACACTCGTGCTGTTGATCGAGCCGATGGGACCGAGCATCAATTTCGGTCACGGCGACTGGACCAACGCGATCATCACTTACACGGGCCGTCGGCCGACGACGATCGAAGCGCCGCGAGAAACCGCCGAAATCCTGACTCCCAAGCCTTCGGCCGCGCCGCGGATCAACGGCGCCACCGTGCTGGGCGTGCGCCCCGGTCATCCGGTTCTATACACCATCGCCGCCACCGGCGAGCGGCCGATGACCTTCGCCGCCGAGGGCTTGCCGGCCGGACTTTCCGTGAACTCGAAGACGGGGCGGATCACCGGCGCCGCGCGCGAGCGCGGCGAATCCGTCGTAACCCTGAACGCGACCAACTCGCACGGCAGCGCCGAACGCAAGCTGCGGATCAAGGTCGGCGACGCCGTCGCATTGACGCCGCCGATGGGCTGGAACAGTTGGAACTGCTTTGCCACAAGCGTGAGCGACAAGAAAGTCCGCGCCGCGGCCGACGCGATGGTCAGCTCGGGACTGGTGGATCACGGCTGGACCTACATCAACATCGACGATTGCTGGGAGGTCTCGAACAACCGTCCCCCCGAAGCCCGCCGCAACGCCGACGGCCGCATCAAGACCAACGATAAATTCCCTGGCATGAAACCTCTGGCCGACTACATCCATGCCAAGGGGTTGCGGGCCGGCATCTATTCTTCGCCCGGCCCGACGACCTGCGGCAACTTCACCGCCAGCTACAATCATGAAGAGCAGGATGCCGAACAATACGCCCGCTGGGGATTCGACTATTTGAAATACGATTGGTGCTCCTACGATCAAATCGCGGGGAGGGAGACGAAGGTCCGCCCGTACCCGCAAAACGTGCTCGAGCGCCCGTATGCGATGATGCGCGACGCGCTGGCGAAGCAAGACCGCGACATCGTAGTCAGCCTTTGCCAATACGGGATGGGCGACGTTTGGCGATGGGGTGCATCGGTCGGCGGCAATTGTTGGCGAGTGACCGGAGATATTTCCGACAACTGGGCGAGCATGGCGGGGATCGGCTTCGGTCAAACGCGCACCGCGGCGTTCGCCGGGCCCGGGCATTGGAACGACCCCGATATGCTCGTGGTCGGCTCTGTCGGCTGGGGCAATAATCTGCACCCGACCCATCTCACGCCGAACGAACAATACACGCACATCTCGCTCTGGTGCCTCCAAGCCGCTCCGCTCTTGATCGGCTGCGACATGACGCAGCTCGACGAATTCACTCTCGGCCTCTTGACCAACGACGAAGTGCTCGCCATCGATCAAGACCCGCTCGGCAAACAAGCGGTTCGCATCCTCACCAACGACGACGGCCTCGAAATCTGGGCCAAGTCGCTGGAAGACGGCGCCAAGGCCGTCGGGCTATTCAACCGCGGCGAAATGCCCAGCCGCGTCACCGCCCGTTGGTCCGACCTCGGCCTCTCAGGCAACCAGCCCGTCCGCGATCTCTGGCGCCAGAAGAATCTAGGAGAATTCGACGGTCAATTCAGCGCCGATGTCGCCCGTCACGGCGTCGTGTTGGTTCGCGTCGGGGCGGCGAAGTGATCGGCTTGCTCTGCGGAGAAAATACTCGGATTAATCCAAGGAATACTTGCTCGATCACAAACAAATCTGTTGCCATCGCGGAATCTCGTGTTCTAATGGCGGCAGTTTCTCGAACAGGTCGTCCGAGGCGATATGTGCCGGTTCTGCTATTTCGGCCGCGCGTCTAATCCGGAGGCCATTTCCCCACCCCAGTTTTTTCTCCCTAAAAGCCCTAACATAACCGTTGACTGGAAAGATCGTCGCCGGGTGCCACTGCTTGACGGCTGCCATGTCTTGGGGGAATTCCGCACCGGATGGTGGCAGCCGTCAAGCAGTGCCACGTTTTGCGAGTGCTCCTGAGTTTCACCCCGCATCGGTATCCGAGGAGGAACGCTAATGATCCATGACTTGTCTCGATTCGCTTTTCGCTGGTGCGCAACCGTCGTCACGTGCGGATTGGCGTTTCTGGCGCTGGTCCTGAGTGCAGCTCGGCACGCGTCGGCGGGGCAGTTGCTCTACGTTACTTCAACGTCGGGCCAGCAGATACTCACCGCCGACACCGGAACGAACGTCGTGACTCCGGTCTTCAACACCGTTGGTCAACCGGATAGCCTGCTCTTCGATAACAACCAAAACATCATTTATAGCAACCTCCAAACGGGGCAAGTCCGGCGGATCAACAAGACGACCCACAGCGATACCCTCATCGCGGGCGGCTTTAGTGACCCCGCTGACATCGCCCTGGAACCGGGGGGTGGGAGCCTTTTGCTGAGCGACTTCGCGGGCGGTCAGATTTTTAGGATCAACCTGACCACGAACGCCGTAACCACACTCGGCGTTTACGGCGGCAACCCGCAGGGCCTCGCCTACGACAACCTCGGTCGCCTGTTCGCCAACCTCGGCACGCGCAGCGGCGGGGCAACGTCGTTCCTAGCCCAGCTCAACCCGGTGACAGGCGCCATCCTTCGCCAATCCATCGGTCTGGTCAGCTTGGATGGGCTGACCTTCGATAGCTTCTCGGGCAAACTGTTCGACCCGTCGCTCTCGGGCGCCGGGATTTACCAAATCGACCCGGCCACACTGGCCGTCACACTACTTCCCGGCTCGAGCGGGGTCGCTTTCGATGGGATCACCAACGACGCGGCCGGCAATCTCTACATCGCGAATTCAGGTAATCGAATCTACCAATACAACCTGCCGACTCTAACCCTCACTCCAGAAACTGTGGTCGGCGGCCTCGACGACCTGGCGCCGGCCGCCGGACTCGGCTCCACTCCCGAGCCCGCCGGCCTGACCCTGCTCTGCATCGGTGCAGCGGGATTGGGTGGCTATACTTGGCGCCGCTCAAGACGGATCGAAACAGGCTGAATGTCGAGGAGGAATAGGGGGGCGCGACTCGAATTGCAAATCAACCGCGTCCTCGTATTCTTTCCACTCGCGGCGAGACGCCGAGCCGCGTCACCGCGCGGTGATCCGACCTGGGCCTCTCGGACAACCAGCCCGTCGGCGATCTCTGGCGGTGGCAGAATCTGGTAGAATTCGACAGCCGATTCAGCACGGATGCCGCTCACCGCGGAGTCGTGCTGCTCCGCATCGGGCCGGGAGAATTAGCGGCTTGGTTAACGGATACACACAAAGGCGGCTTGAGTCGTTGTTGACCGATTCGACTCGCGTCCCTTTTGTTTCGTCATGCTCCGTTTTGTATCGACGCCGGGCTGCGCGGCCGGAGACGCCGCAGAACTACCTGCCAAAAACAAATGGCCATTAACTGGAACAGTCTACGATCCTGGAATGGTTCTCAAGCGCATAGCTTTGAGGAGATTTGCTGCCAATTGGCCGCGGATGAATCCGTGCCGGAAGGTTCTCGATTCTTTCGAAAGGGCGCGCCAGACGCTGGTGTCGAGTGCTTTTGGCGATTGCCCAATGCCGACGAATGGGCTTGGCAGGCGAAGTTTTTTTTGACATCGCCGGGGCAGAGCCAGTGGCACCAAGTCCACGCATCCGTCAAGGCGGCCCTTCACAAGCATCCCCACTTAACGAAGTACACCGTTTGCATGCCGGTCGACTTACCAGACGATCGAAGCGGCGGACGGAAGAGCGCCCACGAGAAATGGGCAGATTCGGTGGCAGGCTGGGAGAAGCTTGCTAGTACAAATGGGATGTCGGTATCGTTCGAGTTTTGGGGGCAAAGCGAAATTGGGGGACGTTTGAGCAACGAGAAGCACCGCGGGCGGCATTGGTTTTGGTTCAACGAGGAGCAGTTGAGCAATTCGTGGTTTGCCAGCCGGGTCAACGAAGCAGTCGAGAATGCGCGCGACCGATACTCACCCGAACTCAATGTGGATCTACCGATTCGCTCTAGCTTTGATGCACTTGGCCGCACGGCCGAATTCTTCTCGCGGCTCACCGAACTTTATACGAAAGCACGAATCGCGTTCAACAGGCTACGCCCAACGAGCGAGCCAGAGCCACTCAAACAGGCTTATGATCGCATCGTGACGATGGCACCGCAATTGTTCGCATTGATCGAACCCTGGGTCTTGCTTGAAGCGAGTTATCTCGAATGGACAACGACAAGACCGATTCCGTGGAACGAAATCACATTGCGATCGCAAGAGCTATCGGAATTGGTAGATGGCTGTTTATCCGCCGTGCGTGACCTGAAGGGTAGCCGCGGCACGAGCGACAAGCCACAAATTCGCAATTCGACTGACGATCTGGATTCGCGATACTATTATTTGCGCGAGTTCGAACACACGCTTTATGAAATCACGGGGTTTTCCAGTAGCAAAGAATGCCTACTCTCGAATTGTCCTGCCATGTTGCTCGTAGGCGCGGCGGGTCAGGGCAAGACGCACCTCCTATGTGACGTGGCGAAGCGCGAGACGGAGGACTCTCGACCACGACTCATCTTTCACGGAGAGCATTTTCACGACGACGAACCTTGGTCCCAGATGATTCGCTTGGTTGGCTTGAATTGCTCTCGAGACGAACTGATTGGCGCTATCGAGGCGGCCGCGCAGGCAAACAATTGCCGTGTGCTGCTCCTAATCGACGCACTGAACGAAGGCGACGGAAACCGTCTTTGGTGGAAATTCCTGCCCGGAATTCTGACGACCCTAGCGCGATCGCAGTGGCTCGGCATTTGCGTCAGTATCCGCAATACCTACGAGCCGCATATTATTCCTCCAACGCTTGATGAGACACGAATTGTTCGAGTCGAGCATTACGGCTTCGGTGAGTTCGCTTACCGAGCTGCCGCAAAGTTCTTTGCCCATTTTGGCCTTGAGCCGTCAGCGCCTGTCTTGTTTCCTGAGTTCGACAACCCATTGTTCCTCAAGCTATTCTGCCAGAGTATTCACAACGCTGGTTTAACGAGGGTTCCCTCTGGGTTACGTGGGGTTACGAAAATCTTTCGTTTCTTCGTGGAGTCGATCGACAAGAAGCTCGCGCGCGCTGATAGCCTTAATTACGACGATCGCGATTGCCTCGTCGCAAAGGCTGTCGATAATCTGTCGGACGAAATGGCCATACGGAAGAGCGATCGCCTGCCGCTCGACAAAGCCAAAGCTATCGTCAACGCACTGCTGCCGCGAGATGAACATCAGCGATCTCTGTTTCACTCCCTCGAATCGGAAGGCGTCCTCACCGTTGTTCCGGAATCACGAAGTGACAGTGACGAATGGTCGGAATCGGTGCGTTTCACCTATCAACGGTTTTCAGACCATCTGATCACCCAGCGATTGCTGAAAAGGTATCTTGACAAACGCGAACCAAAGAAATCGTTTTCGAGGCGCCGCGCCTTGGGCCAACTCGTCAAAGACGAGCGAACGTGCTGGATGAATTCGGGGATTCTCGAATCGCTTGCGATTCAAATCCCTGAAATAACAAAGAAGGAATTGCCGAATCTCGCACCTCATCTCGCCGGTTACTTGCCGATGCGCGAGGCGTTTGTCGCGAGCATTGTTTGGCGTGACGCGGAAAGCTTTAGCGTCGCGTCCGACCGGTACATTAACAAACATGTACTTGCATTTCGCGGCACGTTTGCCAGCTTTTGGGATGCGATGATTTCCCTTGCTACCGCTCCGAATCATCCAATGAACGCCGACCGTCTGCACCAGATATTGATCCGAGGTGAGCTAGCCACGAGAGATGCGTGGTGGTCTATTTTCCTGCACGATCAGTACGGCAGTCAGCGATCTGTTGATCGCCTCGTAGAATGGGCGCTCGACGAGAGCGACAAATCGACGTTTGACGACGAGGTAGTCCGTCTTTCAGCGATCGCGCTTGCTTGGTTTTTCACGACGGCAAATCGCTTTCTTCGTGACCGAGCCACCAAGGCAATGGTCAGGCTATGCGAGGAACGTATCCAAGTTCTTCGACACGTCCTCAAGACGTTCAAGAGTGTAGACGATCCGTACGTCAGCGAGCGCCTTCATGCGGTTGCCTACGGCTGTGCGATGCGGACGAACGATGTTGCGGCATTGGCGGGTCTGGCCCAGGACGTCTATCGTGCTGTGTTCGAATCGGGAATGCCCCCGCCGCACGCTCTGCTGCGGGATTACGCTCGTGGAGTGATTGAAGTAGCAATTCATCGCGGTGCAATTGCGGAGCTAGATGTCGCGAAAACTATGCCTCCCTATCGCAGCGAATGGCCGTTGATCGATATTCCTGAACCGATCGAACTCGAAACGTGGGGACAGTCGCGAGTTGATATGCCCGACAGAGAGTGGGCGAGGGTGCATTTATATCACTCGGTTATGGATGATGATTTCTCGCGCTACGTCATCGGTGGTCTGGATGAGTGGTCGTCCTGTCGAAGTGACGAACCGAAGACTCCCACGCACAAGGAGTTATACGAGGAATTCGTCGACTCGCTTACAAACCGCCAGCGGCGCGCCTTCGACGCGTACGCAACTCTACGAAGTAATATCGACCTTTATCGGCGGTTGGGACCGGACGCGGCGGCCGAGCGATTTGGACATCGCTTTACCGACGGGGAGTTGAATGCCGCGCTGACAACAAGTCGGCAAGCGGTCCTCCGATCGCTTGGGACGAACTTTCAGAAGCGAGACTTATTCAACGGGTCCGTGGAGGCCTTTATGGCGGAGCCGCACACGTACTCAGAAGAAAACAGATTCGACGGCCAACTGGCGCGTCGGTGGCTGATTAAGCGGATCATCGACATGGGGTGGACGGTTGAGCGGTTTGGCGACTTCGATCGAAATGTCAACCGGTATAGTCGGCATGGACGCGAACCGAATAAGCCGGAACGGATCGGAAAGAAGTATCAATGGATTGCATATTATGAATTGCTTGCGAGGCTATCCGATAATTTCAGAATGCGCGATGATGAATGGTCGCCGCGCGGGGCGCAAGGTCAGGAACCTTGCACACATTCATTTCGCCGCGATATTGACCCTTCGAATCTCGTTCGGAGCACGCAATGCGAAGAGTGGCGTGCGCACACTAATTCCTGGTGGTTTCCAGCAAGATTCGAATCCTGGGATGTGCCGCCGGACGAGGTGCGGTGGCTGAAGAACCACGATGTGCCACGCGTCGAGGATGCGATTGTCGTTACGCATCCTGGCAATGGTGCTCGGTGGTGTACCCTACATGGCTACTATCGATGGGCGCAACGTACACCCACCGGCGAGGAGCAATTTGAAGCAAAGCGGCGCGAAGTATGGTGCATGCTCAAGTCGTACTTCATAAGAAGATCGGAGTCCCAAAAGCTCCTCCGGTGGGCTCTCAAACAAAGCTGGATGGG from Pirellulales bacterium encodes the following:
- the avs2 gene encoding AVAST type 2 anti-phage system protein Avs2, whose amino-acid sequence is MPEGSRFFRKGAPDAGVECFWRLPNADEWAWQAKFFLTSPGQSQWHQVHASVKAALHKHPHLTKYTVCMPVDLPDDRSGGRKSAHEKWADSVAGWEKLASTNGMSVSFEFWGQSEIGGRLSNEKHRGRHWFWFNEEQLSNSWFASRVNEAVENARDRYSPELNVDLPIRSSFDALGRTAEFFSRLTELYTKARIAFNRLRPTSEPEPLKQAYDRIVTMAPQLFALIEPWVLLEASYLEWTTTRPIPWNEITLRSQELSELVDGCLSAVRDLKGSRGTSDKPQIRNSTDDLDSRYYYLREFEHTLYEITGFSSSKECLLSNCPAMLLVGAAGQGKTHLLCDVAKRETEDSRPRLIFHGEHFHDDEPWSQMIRLVGLNCSRDELIGAIEAAAQANNCRVLLLIDALNEGDGNRLWWKFLPGILTTLARSQWLGICVSIRNTYEPHIIPPTLDETRIVRVEHYGFGEFAYRAAAKFFAHFGLEPSAPVLFPEFDNPLFLKLFCQSIHNAGLTRVPSGLRGVTKIFRFFVESIDKKLARADSLNYDDRDCLVAKAVDNLSDEMAIRKSDRLPLDKAKAIVNALLPRDEHQRSLFHSLESEGVLTVVPESRSDSDEWSESVRFTYQRFSDHLITQRLLKRYLDKREPKKSFSRRRALGQLVKDERTCWMNSGILESLAIQIPEITKKELPNLAPHLAGYLPMREAFVASIVWRDAESFSVASDRYINKHVLAFRGTFASFWDAMISLATAPNHPMNADRLHQILIRGELATRDAWWSIFLHDQYGSQRSVDRLVEWALDESDKSTFDDEVVRLSAIALAWFFTTANRFLRDRATKAMVRLCEERIQVLRHVLKTFKSVDDPYVSERLHAVAYGCAMRTNDVAALAGLAQDVYRAVFESGMPPPHALLRDYARGVIEVAIHRGAIAELDVAKTMPPYRSEWPLIDIPEPIELETWGQSRVDMPDREWARVHLYHSVMDDDFSRYVIGGLDEWSSCRSDEPKTPTHKELYEEFVDSLTNRQRRAFDAYATLRSNIDLYRRLGPDAAAERFGHRFTDGELNAALTTSRQAVLRSLGTNFQKRDLFNGSVEAFMAEPHTYSEENRFDGQLARRWLIKRIIDMGWTVERFGDFDRNVNRYSRHGREPNKPERIGKKYQWIAYYELLARLSDNFRMRDDEWSPRGAQGQEPCTHSFRRDIDPSNLVRSTQCEEWRAHTNSWWFPARFESWDVPPDEVRWLKNHDVPRVEDAIVVTHPGNGARWCTLHGYYRWAQRTPTGEEQFEAKRREVWCMLKSYFIRRSESQKLLRWALKQSWMGRWMPESHEAYGVLLGEFFWSPAFREMDCSYYGRNGWSRQARMNGRELPAEILIANDGYAWESGGFDCSVDGTIFIELPCRFLADGMQLSWRGVEGEWVNQKNELCAVDPSVRSKGPRVLLVRHDALSDFLTSNGLTLFWTLLGEKRTIGGSMSGADYNGYLEINGAYVLKDGAVSGQKHVRYVPPRAR
- a CDS encoding ECF-type sigma factor gives rise to the protein MLEPLTDEQLLSAYRAGDDEAATALFERYYQRLLSLIRRQAGWRLKQAEGSMDVAQSVLRSFFGQLRKQQVAVGDDASLWPLLVTITLNKVRNRGKFWQRARRDPSRAQPLDSERDPLESGPSPDDVVALGDLVEQLLEPFSDRRRRIIELILAGQPVREIAAEVGATERTVFNTRLAAARILEQVLGEE
- a CDS encoding NPCBM/NEW2 domain-containing protein encodes the protein MLNVTKSSLNSFHLGRLITLLAPLLVLLATATAAADIVRLEDLGFNHLHQDWGKPGKGKSVDGHPLTIAGKVFEHGLGSHASSSWWIDLAGKADRFTASVGVDDEVKDRPEASNFPIEFRVIADGKALYHAGKMKLGDRAKEIDLDLHGIHTLVLLIEPMGPSINFGHGDWTNAIITYTGRRPTTIEAPRETAEILTPKPSAAPRINGATVLGVRPGHPVLYTIAATGERPMTFAAEGLPAGLSVNSKTGRITGAARERGESVVTLNATNSHGSAERKLRIKVGDAVALTPPMGWNSWNCFATSVSDKKVRAAADAMVSSGLVDHGWTYINIDDCWEVSNNRPPEARRNADGRIKTNDKFPGMKPLADYIHAKGLRAGIYSSPGPTTCGNFTASYNHEEQDAEQYARWGFDYLKYDWCSYDQIAGRETKVRPYPQNVLERPYAMMRDALAKQDRDIVVSLCQYGMGDVWRWGASVGGNCWRVTGDISDNWASMAGIGFGQTRTAAFAGPGHWNDPDMLVVGSVGWGNNLHPTHLTPNEQYTHISLWCLQAAPLLIGCDMTQLDEFTLGLLTNDEVLAIDQDPLGKQAVRILTNDDGLEIWAKSLEDGAKAVGLFNRGEMPSRVTARWSDLGLSGNQPVRDLWRQKNLGEFDGQFSADVARHGVVLVRVGAAK